In Candidatus Contubernalis alkalaceticus, the following proteins share a genomic window:
- a CDS encoding CbiM family transporter: MHLADGVLSLPVAAAAFAGAGVLVAYSLKGVQEEEIPMISLMTGGFFALSLISIPVGPSTIHPVLGGLLGIILGRRAPLAFFVGLLLQAILFQHGGLSTLGANTLMLALPALVVHKMFQSIQKRSVFLGGALSGGVAIAGTLVLLISFLLLSDQRFADGFFSVVNLLIAGHLPLILVEGLITGYAVKFLYNSRPSMLKIPGVSVTNNSSI, encoded by the coding sequence GTGCATTTAGCCGATGGTGTTTTAAGCTTGCCGGTAGCAGCAGCAGCATTTGCGGGCGCAGGAGTTCTGGTAGCTTATTCTCTTAAAGGGGTCCAGGAGGAAGAGATCCCTATGATAAGTTTGATGACCGGAGGTTTTTTTGCTCTTTCTTTGATAAGCATTCCTGTAGGGCCTTCAACTATCCATCCTGTACTGGGAGGGCTTTTGGGTATAATTTTAGGAAGGCGGGCTCCACTGGCATTCTTTGTGGGCCTGCTGCTCCAAGCTATATTATTCCAGCACGGGGGCCTTTCTACTCTGGGTGCCAATACTCTTATGCTGGCTTTGCCGGCACTGGTGGTTCATAAAATGTTTCAAAGTATTCAAAAACGTTCTGTTTTTTTGGGGGGAGCCCTGTCAGGAGGGGTGGCCATTGCAGGTACGCTGGTGCTGTTGATTTCATTTTTATTGTTAAGTGACCAGAGATTTGCCGATGGGTTTTTCTCTGTGGTAAACCTTTTAATTGCCGGTCATCTGCCTTTAATCTTGGTAGAGGGTTTGATTACAGGTTATGCTGTTAAGTTTTTATATAATTCCAGGCCTAGTATGCTTAAGATCCCTGGAGTATCTGTTACAAACAATTCATCAATCTAG
- a CDS encoding ATP-binding cassette domain-containing protein, protein MNAVDITGLTYNYDDGTEALKEIHLKIEKNKKTAILGSNGSGKTTLIYHLNGIFLPQQGQITVMGYPLKKENISKIRQMVGLLFDNPDNQLFSTTVFNDIAFGPRNLKLSEEEVLSRTLSAMKRVNIEVLKDKPPYNLSLGQKKKVAIAGLLAMEPEMMVCDEPFSGLDPYSTGQMVEILNDLNSKGATLILSTHDVNLAFTWADQVIIMKEGKVLAAGEVELLTDRELMLQAFLEVPMLAEIFKGTGFKPRNAEEAVDVIKFYIQKV, encoded by the coding sequence ATGAATGCTGTGGATATAACAGGCCTTACCTATAATTATGACGATGGTACTGAAGCCTTGAAAGAGATCCATTTGAAAATAGAAAAAAACAAAAAAACAGCGATACTGGGTTCTAATGGAAGCGGGAAGACCACTTTAATTTACCACTTAAACGGGATATTTTTGCCCCAACAGGGACAGATTACAGTAATGGGTTATCCCCTAAAAAAGGAGAATATATCTAAGATTAGACAAATGGTGGGACTTCTTTTTGATAATCCCGATAATCAGCTTTTTTCCACCACCGTATTTAATGATATTGCTTTCGGGCCAAGGAATTTAAAGCTTTCAGAAGAAGAGGTTTTATCTAGAACCTTAAGTGCCATGAAGAGAGTAAACATTGAAGTTTTAAAGGACAAACCCCCTTATAATTTAAGCCTGGGTCAAAAAAAGAAAGTGGCCATAGCGGGACTGTTGGCCATGGAACCGGAAATGATGGTTTGTGATGAGCCTTTTTCCGGCCTGGATCCTTATTCTACCGGTCAAATGGTGGAAATCTTAAACGATTTAAATTCAAAAGGAGCCACCTTGATTCTCAGCACCCATGATGTTAACCTGGCTTTTACCTGGGCTGATCAGGTGATTATTATGAAAGAGGGCAAAGTGTTGGCTGCGGGAGAAGTGGAATTGTTAACAGATCGGGAATTGATGCTTCAGGCATTTTTGGAAGTTCCCATGCTGGCGGAGATTTTTAAAGGCACTGGATTCAAACCCCGGAATGCAGAAGAAGCGGTAGATGTAATTAAGTTTTATATCCAAAAGGTTTAA
- a CDS encoding energy-coupling factor transporter transmembrane component T family protein, which translates to MGRYHFKGNHIAGVNTWGRAWDTRAKTAAALLFVFGVVSLNTPVLVLAALFFALISALLMGLSFSFLMKKLLLLVPFLALMSVPIILGGGLPPAMDRYYFAALLSLKALASMTAMIVMLVTQPIEEFLEGLYHLKVPYIIITVLFLAYRYTFLFMQEIKSIQRALASRLFSGGIHINALKVYGELSGGLFIKSVDRSEHVYRAMSSRCFQGKMPVSSPSPITSMDMIKTIVTVFVVVFLIVIEQVV; encoded by the coding sequence TTGGGCCGATATCATTTTAAAGGAAATCATATTGCTGGGGTAAATACTTGGGGGCGGGCCTGGGATACTCGGGCTAAAACTGCTGCTGCGTTACTTTTTGTTTTTGGAGTGGTCAGTTTAAATACTCCAGTACTGGTTTTAGCTGCTCTGTTTTTTGCATTGATTTCTGCACTACTTATGGGATTATCTTTTTCTTTCCTGATGAAAAAACTCTTACTATTGGTGCCTTTTTTAGCACTAATGTCTGTGCCCATTATTTTGGGGGGAGGGCTTCCCCCTGCAATGGACCGTTACTATTTTGCGGCGTTACTATCTCTGAAAGCCTTAGCCTCCATGACTGCTATGATTGTTATGCTGGTGACCCAGCCCATAGAAGAGTTTTTGGAAGGCTTATATCATTTAAAAGTGCCTTATATAATCATCACTGTTTTGTTTTTGGCTTATCGTTACACATTTTTATTTATGCAGGAGATTAAGAGTATTCAAAGGGCACTGGCCTCCCGGCTTTTTTCTGGTGGTATTCATATCAATGCTTTAAAAGTTTATGGAGAACTTTCGGGGGGGCTTTTTATAAAATCTGTGGACCGCTCTGAACATGTTTATAGAGCCATGTCCTCCCGTTGTTTTCAGGGGAAAATGCCCGTAAGCAGTCCTTCCCCTATTACCTCCATGGATATGATAAAAACTATAGTTACAGTGTTTGTAGTTGTATTTTTAATCGTTATAGAACAGGTGGTGTAA